Within the Nocardioides humi genome, the region GAGGCGTGCGGCGCGATCGCCGACTACGACCGGGCCACCGGCAAGCTCACCGTCTACCTCACCACCCAGGCGCCCCACATCGTCCGGGCCGCGGTCGCCCTGATCGCGGAGCTGCCCGAGCACCAGATCCGGATCATCTCCCCCGACCTCGGCGGCGGCTTCGGCAACAAGGTCCCGGTCTACCCGTCGTACGTCGTGGCGATCGTCGCCTCGATCCTGACCGAGCGCCCCGTCAAGTGGGTGGAGGACCGCACCGGCAACCTGATCTCGACAGGCTTCGGCCGCGACGTCTACCTCGACGGCCAGGTGGCGATGCGCAAGGACGGCAGGATCCTGGCGGTCAAGATGAACACGCTGTCCGACCACGGCGCCTTCTTCGGGGACGCCCAGCCCAGCAAGTTCAAGATCGGTCTGATGCACTCGGCGTTCGCCGCCTACGACATCCCGTACGCCCACCTGGCCGCACGCGGCGTCTACACCACCAAGGCCCCGGCGGTGTCGCCTACCGATGCTCCTTCCGGGTCACCGAGGCGATGTTCTTCCAGGAGCGGATGATGCAGGCGGCGGCCGACGACGTCGGCATCGACCAGGCACAGTTCCGCAAGCTCAACTTCGTCCGCGACGACGACTTCCCGCACCGGACGCCGTACGGCTTCCTCACCGACTCCGGTCAGTACACCAAGTGCCTCGACCTGGCGCTGAAGGAGATCGACTACGAGGGCTTCCTCGAGGAGCAGGCCGAGGCCCGCAAGCAGGGCCGGCTGCTCGGCATCGGCATCTCGACGATGACCGAGCCGCTGGGCGCGGGCAACAGCCGGGAGTACGACATCCTCGGCATCAAGATGTTCGACTCCGCCGAGCTGCGGGTGCACATGACCGGCAAGGCGATCCTGCGCACGGGTGCCAAGACCCAGGGGCAGGGGCACGAGACCACCTGGGCGCAGATCGTCGCGCACGAGCTGGGGCTGCCCGCCGACGACATCGTGGTCGAGGAGGGGGACACCGACACCGCGCCCTTCGGCATGGGCACCTACGCCTCGCGCAGCACGCCGGTGGCCGGTGCCGCGGTCGCGATGGCCGCCCGCAAGGTCAAGGCCAAGGCCCGCAAGATCGCCGCCCACCTGCTGGAGGTGTCCGAGGAGGACGTCGAGTGGGAGCTCGGGCGGTTCTACGTCCGCAGCCAGCCCGCGCGCGGCGTCACCATCCAGGAGACCGCCCTCGCGGCGTACTCCAACATGCCGGACGGCCTGGAGCCCGGTCTCGAGGCCAACGCCTACTACGACCCGCCGAACCTGACCTGGCCGTTCGCGGCGTACGTCTGCACGGTCGAGATCGATCCGGAGACCGGCGTCTGGGACGTGCTCCGCTTCGTCGCCGTCGACGACTGCGGGGTCCGGATCAATCCGCTGATCGTCGAGGGCCAGATCCAGGGCGGCCTCACCGAGGCCTACGCCATGGCGAGCATGCAGTTCATCACCTTCGACGCCGACGGCAACTGCGTCGGCTCCAACTTCATGGACTACCTGCTGCCGACCGCCTGGGAGACCCCGGCTGGGAGCTGCACGAGGTGGTGACTCCGTGCCCGCACCACCCGATCGGCGCCAAGGGCGTCGGGGAGTGCGCCACCGTGGGCGGGCCGGCGGCCTTCGTCAACGCGGTCGTCAACGCGCTGTCCCACCTCGGCGTCCGCAACGTCGACATGCCGATGCTGCCGGACCGGGTCTACGAGGCGCTCACGACCGGGCACGACGTCTCCGGCGCGCCGCCGGTACGGACGGATTGAGATGGGCGGACCGAGGAGGGTGCAGCGATGCTGATCGAGAACGAGTTCGTCGTCCCGCAGCAGCTCGACAGGGTGTGGTCGTTCTTCAACGACATCCCCCAGGTCGCGGCGAGCCTGCCCGGCACGGAGCTGACCGACGATCTCGGCAACGACGAGTACAAGGGCAGGGTCGCCATCAGCATGGGGCCGGTCAAGCTGGCCTTCAACGGCGACGCTCAGGTGACCGAGCGCGACGACGCCGCCAAGCGGCTGGTCATCCACGGCGCCGGCGCCGACGAGA harbors:
- a CDS encoding molybdopterin cofactor-binding domain-containing protein, producing the protein MFFQERMMQAAADDVGIDQAQFRKLNFVRDDDFPHRTPYGFLTDSGQYTKCLDLALKEIDYEGFLEEQAEARKQGRLLGIGISTMTEPLGAGNSREYDILGIKMFDSAELRVHMTGKAILRTGAKTQGQGHETTWAQIVAHELGLPADDIVVEEGDTDTAPFGMGTYASRSTPVAGAAVAMAARKVKAKARKIAAHLLEVSEEDVEWELGRFYVRSQPARGVTIQETALAAYSNMPDGLEPGLEANAYYDPPNLTWPFAAYVCTVEIDPETGVWDVLRFVAVDDCGVRINPLIVEGQIQGGLTEAYAMASMQFITFDADGNCVGSNFMDYLLPTAWETPAGSCTRW